The DNA window GAACTGAACTACGCCAAGGCGATGCTGGTGCAGTTCACTTTCTTCGGCACCTACTTCCTGATGTCGTTGCCGGCCGGGCGGCTGGTGGCAGCGCTGGGTTACAAGAAGGGCATCGTGGCCGGTCTGGTGATCGCCGGCATTGGCGCGCTGGGCTTCTGGCCGGCCGCTGAGCTGCGCGTCTATGGCGCCTTCCTCGGTGCGTTGTTCGTGCTGGCCACCGGCATCACCGTGCTGCAGGTCGCGGCCAACCCGTATGTGGCGCTGCTTGGCCCTGAGCAGACCAGCTCCAGCCGCCTGACCCTGGCGCAGGCGTTGAACTCGCTGGGTACGGCCATCGCGCCGATCTTCGGCGGCATGCTGATCCTGTCCAACACGGCCATGAGCGGTGAGCAGATTGCTGCACTGCCGGCCGCCGAACAGCTGGCCTACCGTACCGCCGAGGCGCACGCAGTGCAGGGCCCCTACGTGGGCCTGGCCATTGCGCTGGTGCTGCTGGCCCTGTTCGTATTCCTGTTCCGCCTGCCGGCGCTGAACGACACCACCGAGCAGGCTGACGAGGGTCATCAGCACAGCTACCTGGACGCGCTGCGCAAGCGCCATCTGCTGCTGGGTGTGCTCGGCATCTTCTTCTACGTCGGCGCTGAAGTGTCGATCGGCAGCTTCCTGGTCAACTACCTGTCGATGCCCACCATCGGCGGCTTCAGC is part of the Stenotrophomonas lactitubi genome and encodes:
- the fucP gene encoding L-fucose:H+ symporter permease, with amino-acid sequence MPISATPRPSGSPGNQPAVTNGKALAVVTTIFFMWGFLTCLNDILIPHLKAVFELNYAKAMLVQFTFFGTYFLMSLPAGRLVAALGYKKGIVAGLVIAGIGALGFWPAAELRVYGAFLGALFVLATGITVLQVAANPYVALLGPEQTSSSRLTLAQALNSLGTAIAPIFGGMLILSNTAMSGEQIAALPAAEQLAYRTAEAHAVQGPYVGLAIALVLLALFVFLFRLPALNDTTEQADEGHQHSYLDALRKRHLLLGVLGIFFYVGAEVSIGSFLVNYLSMPTIGGFSEQEATHYVSAYWTMAMIGRFAGSALLARFSPSRLLAIFALVNVGLLTLTMMTSGNVALYSVVAIGLFNSIMFPTIFALSIERLGPLTSKGSSLLIMAIVGGAVVPYLQGVLADHVGVQASFILPLLCYGYIIFYGLVGARAPAAGTQGG